The stretch of DNA GGAGCTCTGGGGCCACCGTGTGGCTTCTCTACAGCAAAACAGCTACGACTACGGTGCAAAATACCATGCGTTGAAAACAGATATAGGATACCGGCACTTTTTATTAGAGTAACGTAAAAATTCTATGTAGGGACATATATCATTAAAACACAGAACAGCAATACTATTGTGAGAACATAGCTAATTAAATTGGtatgtttattctttaatataaTGGTATATGCTAGGTGTTTTCTGATATAATTGCTTTTATTTGgggtattaataatataaaagaattattaatagaatattatataaataatattaatataataaatcagGATGTGATTGGTAGTAAGCGAACCTGCGCCTAATTCCTGTTCATTTTAAGGGCTGTTGCAAAAGCATAAACAGGCCCTGTCATATGTGGCACTGCagcaaatacaaataatattcaTGTACAGACTTACTTCGAAACAAGCACAGCAGCAGCATCCCGAGCCTTGTCACTCACCACCAGGTAGGACTAACGGGGGGGAAAAGATAGTCAAAATGTGTATGTTGCCCCAGCCTCAATAAATATGAGTTGTGCAAAAAAGGCAAACGTTGTAAAATACCTTAGCAATTTCCAGGATCTGATCCATGGTTGACCGGCGCGTTTCGCTGGCCTCACTGGAGAGGTTTCCATCCAAACGAGAGAGGTCAAAGGGTATGAGGCAAGTCATGGATAGCCATAATAACAACATGTAGCGGGTTTCCCATGTCTGGGGGGAAACAAAGGAGTCGAATTAAGAGATTTCACGAAGTACCCTGCGCGGCAGCATGATCCAGTAATATCAGAGTACAGACGCAAGGTGACCCAAATGAACACTCTGCCGGAGATCACGCTTCGAGATCCCCCAGAATCACGCGGTTATGTCACATGAAGGGTCTGGAGCTGCACATCCAGGAGCAGAAAGCGTGCAGCGCATGGCCCCCTGTACGTGGTAAGGGCCGACGCATCACATGTTCCCCTGTACGTGGTAAGGGCCGACGCAACACATGTTCCCCTGTACGTGGTAAGGGCCGACGCAACACATGTTCCCCTGTACGTGGTAAGGGCCGACGCAGCACATGCCCCCTGTACGTGGCAAGGGCCGACGCAGCACATGCCCCCTGTACGTGGCAAGGGCCGACGACCAATCTTACACCTGTGCTCCTACCTCATGGTCCGAGGGATTCTGCGCTGAAATCATTTCCAACACGGGGTGCACGTCTACGACTTCATGAGGGAACAGCCGCAGAAACGTCTTATAGCCCCGAACCTGCGCAAAAATTATGGTTACTTAACTTTCTGTGAAGATCTCGTGTGCAAAACGAGCGAAGGAAATTAACACTTTGATTTACGTGGCGGTTGTAGCACATTTTTATACTTCTGTTCCAAAAACCAGCGCCAGAAGAACCAGGGGAGGCCCCCAATGGCTGCTcattcttaaaatgtatttatgggaGACACTAAATAAATCATAGAaaagggacaaaaaaaatccacaaaaaaaaccaaaaaactgaaaaaggagtgaatggacagaaaaaaaaaacagatttaaagaCAGGaggatgaaaaaaatgaataatagggggacagagaaaacaaaaatggggGTCGGGACGATTACCTTTGAAATGAGATAGAGGAATTTGAAAGCCAAGTGAATGAGGACAGCAGAGGAGGTCTTGTCTCGAATAATGTCCAGCAACATGTCCAGCATCCACTCTGAGAGAGAGAAATTCAGAGTTACAGCGGGTCTCGTGACATCACACCCACACAGGCGTTTAGCCCGATaagatgatgacatcatacccctcTTGACCCCTTACACAAAACTGCAAGGTCCTGGGATATTAACACATGAAAGTCTGAGGGAAGTCAGGACCTCTTACACCACGGCAGAAGACAGACGGCGTTACAAGAAGTAGAATGGAATCTGAAGCCTGCTTTTAAACCTTAAGCTCAAAAGAAAAactctgcttttctttaaaaaaacacgtTTTGTGTTACATACCTAGGTGCGGGTCCAAGAGATGGGGCTGCTCCTGATATTTGTCCactattactaaaaaaaataataataatataaatataataataatatttaaaaataaatgcatttaatggAGCATTTCTCAATACATTTCTATTACAGATCAGAGACACATTGTGGGAGATGGGGGGGGATATCacttcacaaatattttttttttttttaaaggtgccgTACCATTCATTGCACTTTGGTATATAAAGCGGCTCTCTCATCACGGTGGCGCTAAATGGTGGAACGGCATCTTTAACGGTCGGTGGGACGCACACTACGTTTTATGCATTTGCTGGTCAGTACGGGGAGAGTCACAGTACTCCCAGCCGgcagagaggaggaggaggctgTCAGGTGATTTACCTACCTACAAACCTTTGTATGCAAACCTCCCTGTTCACAAGCTCCTCCCACGCCACCCGCAGGCTACCAATCAGATCTCTGATCTCCGTGCCCTCTGTGAATGACTCCAAAATGTTGCCCCTGGCAATGACATCAGGGCTCCCATCTTCCTCATGTTCTGACCCGTCCGCTGCCATTTCAATGGCAcctgagaagagagagagatgggttAAGCAGTCACACAGTGTATAAGGGAGGTTGTCAAGCACAGTATATAGGGGAACCTGTCACACGAACAATGTATTGGGGGGCGGAGGAGCTGTCAAATGCACAGTGTATTGGGGGGGCTGTCACGCAGTGTATGGGGGAAGCTGTCACGTGCACAGTGTATAGGGGAAGCTGCCACGTGCACCGTCTATAGGGGAAGCTGCCACGTGCATAGTGTATGGGGGAAGCTGTCACGTGCACAGTGTATGGGGGAAGCTGTCACGTGCACAGTGTATGGGGGAAGCTGTCACGTGCACAGTGTATGGGGGAAGCTGTCACGTGCACAGTGTATGGGGGAAGCTGTCACGTGCCCAGTGTATAGGGGAAGCTGTCACATGCCCAGTGTATAGGGGAAGCTGTCACATGCCCAGTGTATAGGGGAAGCTGTCACATGCCCAGTGTATAGGGGAACCTGTCACATGCAGAATGTATAGGGGAACCTGTCACATGCACAGTGTATAGGGTAACGTGTCACATGCACAGTGTATAGGGGAAGCTGTCACGTGCACAGTGTATGGGGGAAGCTGTCACGTGCACAGTGTATAGGAGAAGCTGTCACGTGCACAGTGTATGGGGGAAGCTGTCACGTGCACAGTGTATGGGGGAAGCTGTCACGTGCACAGTGTATAGGAGAAGCTGTCACGTGCACAGTGTATGGGGGAAGCTGTCACGTGCACAGTGTATGGGGGAAGCTGTCACGTGCACAGTGTATGGGGGAAGCTGTCACGTGCACAGTGTATGGGGGAAGCTGTCACGTGCACAGTGTATGGGGGAAGCTGTCACGTGCACAGTGTATGGGGGAAGCTGTCACGTGCACAGTGTATGGGGGAAGCTGTCACGTGCACAGTGTATGGGGGAAGCTGTCACGTGCACAGTGTATAGGGGAACCTGTCACGTGCACAGTGTATAGAGGAACTTGTCACGTGCACAGTGTATAGGGGAACCTGTCACATGCAGAATGAATAGGGAAACCTGTCACATGCCCAGTGTATAGGGGAAGCTGTCACATGCACAGTGTATAGGGGAAGCTGTCACATGCAGAATGTATAGGGAAACCTGTCACATGCCCAGTGTATAGGGGAAGCTGTCACATGCACAGTGTATAGGGGAAGCTGTCACATGCACAGTGTATAGGGGAAGCTGTCACATGCACAGTGTATAGGGGAACCTGTCACATGCAGAATGTATAGGGGAACCTGTCACATGCACAGTGTATAGGGGAAGCGGGGGTAAAGCTGTCACATGCGCAGTGTATAAGGAAGGCTGTCACATACAGTGTATAGGGAAGGCTGTCACATACAGTGTATAGGGGCGGCGGGCGAACCTGTTGTCCCGGTATTCGTTGGTGTCCCTTTGTCAACCGGGGGTCTTTTTCCGCCCTAATCTCACGTGAGGCGCCCTCTGACTGGCTGTCTCTGTCTGTGAGAAACAGAAACACTGCGTCTCTACGGTGTCCTGCGAGGGACAGGAAGGGGCGGCGCGAAGCTTGAATCCCTCCGGCGGGATCTGGTAATGCTAGTATTCATAACTGccatgtgtctgtgtataacgATAAGTCCCTCTGTGGTTCCCAGATCTCgctttttcctctcctgatgcccctctttccctcctctgtgtaaaataatgatactttttatttattttaaagaaaacattaaatattgcccaaaaaacaaataaataaggaaAGTAGTTGTGGGGATCATCAAATCGCCATCCCCAATTTGCGCAAACACATATGTGTCCACGTCTCGGCGCAGGCTGTATGGGGTacaaaccctgagaatctgcccgttcCTCTGAGACCGGGGTACAAAGCCTGAGAATCTGCCTATTCTCTCCAGACCCCTCAGAAGCCACCCATTTACCCAGGACTAGGGTAAAACACGAAAATCTGCCCCTTTCACCTGAGACCGGGGTAAAAACCCAGACGGTTCCCGCACGACAAATACAATAAAGTGAGAATCGCAGTAAAACACGGGTTTATTAGCACGTTCTTCACACCCCGCGGACCCCGTTAATGCCGCTCACATcgttcttattttattttccatgatCCCCGCTGAAAGTACGTCCGTCCGAGATTCCGGGGACAGGGCAGTCAGCGCATCCCCGGGTATAATCCCTGAGCGGCGGAATAACAGCAATACCATTAACTCTTAAAACGCTGAATAGGCACATTTCAGGGTCTGCTTTCCTTCACAGAACGTCCAGGAGGCTTCTCATGTGGGTCACGGTGCTCTCCCTGAACTCCGGCCCAAAGTGGTTCCAGTTGTTAAAGCAGTGGAAGAGCTGATAGAGCCGATGGCGGGTTCCAAAGCCGGGCGCTCTGGGGATTTTCCGGTGGTAGGCGGAATAAAATTCCGAGCAGTGAACCCCGAACATGTCTCCTACGGACAGCTCATACTCCGAATGGCCGTAGAAACATCCCGGGTCAAAGAGAAGCGGACCCGCGTCGTCTTCAGCAACGTTCCCTTCCCAGAAGTCCCCGTGCAGGAGAGACGGGACGATCGCCGTGTCCTTGAAGGCGTTCTGCACCTTTAACTGGAAAACCCAAttcatataaaattatatctTCCTTCcgtaaagattcaaaccttaatcagtccttggtctcgtcttagattcaggagccgtatgtctatcccatgcatatttaataccctcactgtataaccctctaccacttctgctgggagcctgttccacttacctaagaccctctcaataaagtaaaacttcctcacaaccctctaccacttctgctgggagcctgttccacttacctaagaccctctcaataaagtaaaacttcctcacaAGCCTCACTTCAGTTACCCCTCACCTGGAGCTCAGACCAGAGGCCCCGGAGGGTCCGATCCCCGTAGTCCTTCTCGATTAAGCTGACCTGCGGTTGGAGACGCTGCGCCGTGAAGAAGGTCACCCAATCTTCTTGCCATTCGTTTACCTGGAGATACGGAGAGTCTAGAATGAGACGATCGCCCGTCTAATAATGCTCTCAATACTTTCTAGAACTTAAtacatgccccccccctcttctGCCCTCCTCCCGGGGCACTCCGGGTATAGGATCGCCAAGTAGAGAGGCTGCGGATCCAGGGTAATAAACCCGCAGATTAGCGCAGGACTCGGGGCGTATATTAAGAGTTCTGCTACGaccataaaacacatttagagCCCTACCTGCGGGATGTACCCACAACACGTCACAGTATGAAACCCAAACCTGTCCACACCCCGGGCATCTGCAGGACACCGGCCTATAAGAGAAACACGAAGAGTacagggttaaaaaataatggaaGACTAGATACCCGGACGCAT from Spea bombifrons isolate aSpeBom1 chromosome 13, aSpeBom1.2.pri, whole genome shotgun sequence encodes:
- the LOC128471708 gene encoding fructosamine-3-kinase-like is translated as MAGKSDTIGSMDMFILRPDPTGYSGLEDQLRKVLRTSVLRPAGLSKGGLISHCQSFDTDRGRVFVKTHAGPQAATMFSGEVASLKAIRETGAIRVPEPITMTELPTGGAILIMRHLQMQNISRFAGALGDQLADLHLHNLTMLKKDQKQRGKIGRCPADARGVDRFGFHTVTCCGYIPQVNEWQEDWVTFFTAQRLQPQVSLIEKDYGDRTLRGLWSELQLKVQNAFKDTAIVPSLLHGDFWEGNVAEDDAGPLLFDPGCFYGHSEYELSVGDMFGVHCSEFYSAYHRKIPRAPGFGTRHRLYQLFHCFNNWNHFGPEFRESTVTHMRSLLDVL